In Arachis stenosperma cultivar V10309 chromosome 1, arast.V10309.gnm1.PFL2, whole genome shotgun sequence, one DNA window encodes the following:
- the LOC130962252 gene encoding uncharacterized protein LOC130962252: MMQTEHLPHTHSSPSFSSYSSSETLAQIAARVIQELQQDPLYANDLLFPSSWPQNDFQHDQNDNDDDDNNQDDDEFEFSLVSRDIASSPVSADDIFHNGHITPSYPLFGRHVLLNGVFSDSPLRASETTPAPAPARRRLPLRALMLEEHENNSKNELEGVAEGSYCVWTPQSCKKSSSAGSSSSRRWKLRDLLLRSHSDGKEPILFINNSKAVLPNQNGSAAVKDGGERSKRRFFLPYRQEILGLFGNNNNNSGVGRDSQPSSNPN, encoded by the coding sequence ATGATGCAAACGGAGCATCTTCCCCACACACACTCTTCTCCCAGCTTCAGCAGCTACTCATCTTCTGAGACCTTGGCTCAAATTGCCGCCAGAGTCATCCAAGAACTTCAACAAGACCCTCTCTACGCCAACGACCTCCTTTTTCCCTCCTCATGGCCCCAAAACGACTTCCAACATGACCAAAACGACAACGACGACGATGACAACAACCAAGACGACGACGAATTCGAATTCTCCCTCGTTTCCAGAGATATTGCCTCCTCCCCCGTTTCCGCCGACGACATTTTCCACAACGGCCACATCACTCCAAGCTACCCACTCTTCGGCCGACACGTCCTCCTCAACGGCGTCTTCTCGGATTCTCCGCTTCGCGCCAGTGAAACGACTCCGGCACCGGCACCGGCACGGCGACGTTTGCCTCTGAGGGCTCTGATGTTGGAGGAGCACGAAAACAACAGCAAAAACGAACTGGAAGGTGTGGCGGAGGGAAGCTACTGTGTGTGGACCCCACAGAGCTGCAAGAAGAGCAGCTCTGCCGGTTCTAGTTCTTCGAGGAGATGGAAGCTTCGAGATTTGTTACTCAGAAGCCATAGCGATGGCAAGGAACCGATTCTGTTTATTAATAACAGCAAGGCCGTGCTACCAAATCAAAATGGCTCGGCCGCCGTGAAGGATGGTGGAGAGAGGTCTAAGAGGAGGTTTTTCTTGCCTTACCGCCAAGAGATTCTGGGGCTTTTtgggaataataataataatagtggAGTTGGTAGAGACTCGCAACCTTCTTCAAATCCCAACTAG